One region of Polaribacter pectinis genomic DNA includes:
- a CDS encoding type B 50S ribosomal protein L31 — protein MKKGIHPENYRMVAFKDMSNEDVFLTRSTVDTKETLEVDGVEYPLVKLEISRTSHPFYTGKSKLIDAAGRIDKFKNKYAKFKKD, from the coding sequence ATGAAAAAAGGAATTCATCCAGAGAATTATAGAATGGTAGCATTTAAAGACATGTCTAACGAAGATGTATTTTTAACACGTTCTACAGTAGACACGAAAGAAACTTTAGAAGTGGATGGTGTTGAGTATCCTTTAGTAAAATTAGAGATTTCTAGAACATCTCACCCATTTTACACTGGTAAATCTAAACTTATTGATGCTGCAGGACGTATTGATAAATTTAAAAACAAATACGCAAAATTCAAAAAAGACTAA
- a CDS encoding glutaminyl-peptide cyclotransferase — MKFIHIMKNKAILISFFAFIFLATSCSDDYSFSLETPKKTTLNQTIKVSLKEKNDKEIKNIQFFVNGKEVSSEGNSVTINTTDLGVGKHSVSALTFFEGGSKKTNNSFEVFADKPYQAYTYKIINTFPHDTKAYTQGLEYYNGYLYETTGRNGQSTLRKVEIETGNVLQKVDLDKKYFGEGMTIVNGKIIWLTWQAKKGFVFDLETFKQEKEFAYNKSKEGWGLTHNETELIKSDGSNKIWFLDKETQQEKHFIQAYNHKQSISQLNELELIDGKIYANYWQKPLIAIINPDNGVVEGIVDLRGLKAEMEKTQKLKEQDDVLNGIAYDAENKRLFVTGKNWGKLFEIELIKK; from the coding sequence ATGAAATTTATACACATAATGAAAAATAAAGCTATTTTAATTTCCTTTTTTGCCTTTATATTTTTGGCTACTTCTTGTTCTGATGATTATTCGTTTTCATTAGAAACACCAAAGAAGACAACTTTAAACCAAACTATAAAGGTTTCTCTAAAAGAAAAAAATGACAAGGAAATAAAAAATATTCAATTTTTTGTAAACGGGAAGGAGGTTTCATCAGAAGGAAATTCTGTAACTATAAATACCACAGATCTTGGTGTTGGTAAACACAGTGTTTCTGCATTGACTTTTTTTGAAGGTGGTTCTAAAAAAACAAATAACTCTTTTGAAGTTTTTGCAGACAAACCATACCAAGCCTATACTTATAAAATAATTAATACATTTCCTCATGACACAAAAGCCTACACACAAGGTTTAGAGTATTACAATGGTTATCTTTATGAGACTACAGGACGTAATGGTCAATCTACTTTAAGAAAGGTTGAAATTGAAACTGGTAATGTTTTACAGAAAGTAGATTTAGATAAAAAGTATTTTGGTGAAGGTATGACTATTGTTAATGGTAAAATTATTTGGTTAACATGGCAAGCTAAAAAAGGTTTTGTGTTCGATTTAGAAACTTTTAAACAAGAAAAAGAGTTTGCTTATAATAAGAGTAAAGAAGGTTGGGGTTTAACACACAATGAAACTGAACTAATTAAATCTGATGGATCAAACAAAATTTGGTTTTTAGACAAAGAAACGCAACAAGAAAAACATTTTATACAAGCATACAATCATAAACAGAGTATTTCTCAATTAAATGAATTAGAGCTTATTGATGGTAAAATATATGCCAATTATTGGCAAAAACCTTTAATTGCAATTATTAATCCTGATAATGGTGTTGTAGAAGGTATTGTAGATTTAAGAGGCTTAAAGGCAGAAATGGAAAAAACCCAGAAATTAAAGGAACAGGATGATGTTTTAAACGGAATTGCATATGATGCTGAAAACAAAAGGCTTTTTGTTACCGGTAAAAATTGGGGAAAACTTTTTGAAATAGAATTGATTAAAAAGTAA